In Alkalihalobacterium alkalinitrilicum, a genomic segment contains:
- a CDS encoding sigma-54-dependent Fis family transcriptional regulator, which produces MPYRVVSQFDDFYNLEKRLKVNWERFHSDGVIPNYQRDIVLTSWERCIRNQIDPVKNNGKIISSIQEKKEQNEYLMNIFLPFLDEIFQNFTHDDMSIVLTDHEGIIIEERASLNTLRKLQSYNFHIGADWSEEVAGTNAIGTSLIEKVPVQIFSSEHFCQKSHPWVCSAAPIIDPVTKQIIGVLNLTGGKNLVKAHDMGLVTNKVQKIQQGIGTHLINSNVFQIYSLLETIKDPVLIFDMSGNILQHNEAARYLFGVNFGEQLSKVLETPINQMDLNNKPKKFVLDDVKKEGGNEWRITIQPYKLGTYLLGGMATFEKIAKDKSAQVSSKGNRTRYGFDHMLTNEPSMLQLIKLAKRAAFSENTVLIGGETGTGKEILAQSIHDYGPRQKKPFVGVNCGAIPRELLASELFGYEGGAFTGAKSQGKKGKFQLADGGSIFLDEIGDLPLDAQVYLLRVLEEHTVIPVGGIEPVPIDVRVIAATHKDLKQEIRKGKFREDLFHRLNVISLTILPLRERRNDISLLIEFFLKEASKGVNCPQVEEEVWRAFHTYSWPGNIRQLKNVIEQAIFHTDDGVITRKDIPQDLQSVIMGLPVPETEASVPGQWKGQWKKKLNRENLIDVIQKTNGNISEVARFYNVSRMTIYRKLKQFGLE; this is translated from the coding sequence TTGCCATATCGAGTAGTGAGTCAGTTTGATGATTTTTACAATTTGGAGAAAAGGCTTAAAGTAAATTGGGAGCGCTTTCATTCTGATGGAGTAATACCTAATTACCAAAGAGATATCGTCTTAACTTCTTGGGAACGTTGTATTCGAAACCAGATAGACCCTGTAAAAAATAATGGGAAAATCATCTCGTCTATACAAGAGAAGAAGGAACAAAATGAATACCTTATGAATATCTTTTTGCCTTTTTTGGATGAGATTTTTCAAAATTTTACTCATGATGATATGAGTATTGTCTTAACTGATCATGAAGGAATAATCATCGAAGAAAGGGCAAGTTTGAACACATTAAGGAAATTACAAAGTTATAATTTTCATATAGGCGCAGATTGGAGCGAGGAGGTTGCTGGAACTAATGCTATTGGAACTTCGTTAATAGAAAAAGTGCCAGTACAGATCTTTTCTTCTGAACATTTCTGTCAAAAATCGCATCCATGGGTCTGTTCAGCAGCACCGATAATTGACCCAGTTACAAAGCAAATCATAGGGGTATTGAACTTGACAGGAGGAAAAAATTTAGTAAAGGCACACGATATGGGGTTAGTAACAAATAAAGTACAAAAAATTCAACAAGGAATTGGCACTCACCTTATAAATAGCAATGTCTTTCAAATATACTCACTGCTAGAAACAATTAAAGATCCAGTTTTGATATTTGATATGAGTGGTAATATCCTACAACATAATGAAGCAGCACGATATTTATTTGGCGTAAATTTTGGTGAGCAGTTATCAAAAGTACTAGAAACCCCAATAAACCAAATGGATTTGAACAACAAACCGAAAAAATTCGTGCTAGACGACGTCAAAAAAGAAGGAGGAAATGAGTGGCGTATCACCATACAGCCTTATAAGTTGGGGACATACCTGTTAGGTGGGATGGCTACTTTTGAAAAAATTGCAAAAGATAAATCTGCCCAGGTTTCTTCAAAAGGGAATAGAACTAGATATGGGTTTGACCATATGTTGACAAATGAACCCTCAATGCTGCAACTAATTAAATTGGCTAAAAGAGCAGCATTTAGTGAAAATACAGTATTGATTGGCGGGGAAACTGGTACAGGTAAGGAGATTTTAGCCCAATCAATCCATGACTATGGTCCTCGTCAAAAGAAGCCTTTCGTTGGTGTTAATTGTGGAGCTATTCCTAGGGAGCTATTGGCAAGTGAATTGTTTGGATATGAAGGAGGTGCCTTTACTGGAGCTAAATCTCAAGGGAAAAAGGGGAAATTCCAGTTGGCTGACGGAGGATCAATTTTCCTAGATGAGATCGGTGACCTTCCTTTAGACGCTCAAGTTTATCTTCTTAGGGTACTTGAGGAACATACAGTCATACCAGTAGGTGGAATAGAGCCAGTGCCCATAGACGTAAGGGTAATTGCTGCTACCCATAAGGATTTAAAACAGGAAATTAGAAAAGGTAAATTTAGAGAAGATCTTTTTCACCGATTGAATGTTATTTCATTAACGATTTTACCCCTTAGAGAACGTCGAAATGATATATCTTTACTTATTGAATTTTTTCTAAAGGAGGCAAGTAAAGGAGTAAATTGTCCGCAGGTTGAGGAGGAAGTTTGGAGAGCTTTTCACACTTATTCTTGGCCAGGTAATATAAGACAATTAAAGAATGTAATAGAACAAGCAATTTTTCATACCGATGACGGGGTAATTACAAGAAAAGATATTCCTCAAGATTTACAAAGTGTAATAATGGGTTTACCTGTTCCAGAAACTGAGGCTTCTGTTCCTGGTCAGTGGAAAGGTCAATGGAAGAAAAAATTAAACCGGGAAAATTTAATTGATGTTATACAAAAGACTAATGGGAACATATCTGAAGTCGCTCGGTTTTACAATGTTTCAAGAATGACGATTTATCGAAAGCTCAAACAGTTCGGGTTGGAGTAA
- a CDS encoding hydantoinase/oxoprolinase family protein yields the protein MGLLINIDNGGTFTDVCVMDKEQVIRAKTLTTPFDLTKCFTEVLKAASKEKYGQENLQRILGETEYIRYSTTSGTNSIVQKKGPRLGLILNDDVDRSFLLEGKEEKEMFAAIVGDRVVGISVNDEQSLLETQVVEVVNDLLSKGATRLVVSLSAPSMVEDEKKVRNIILNKYPRHLLGAVPVLFSHEMVEDYDDIKRTWGALINSFLHPGMERFLYNAENVLREYRAKNPLLIFHNDGNSARVAKTNAIKTYGSGPRGGMEGTKALAKHYNIPTLLTLDIGGTTSDIGLVKNDNILEDLYGEVEGIPTSFRLSDLISVGAGGSSIIRVENGRVVVGPESVGAAPGPACFGRGGQQPTITDAYLLMGILDSKSYFGGSMMLDQSRASAAIEGKIAEELGVSLEESLLSMEKAYEQKIAEGLSIYQENEGKSALLAFGGAGPMSACGVAREAGIEEVIIPRLAAVFSAYGISFSDIAHEYQISLKERKPEIIQEKVNQLKTRAERDMFAEGFTLAECKIDVSIGVVSNGELKHIDIADADELFKEDKAYDDIQVYLKVVKPIAHAKLQTNVKLEEEKPELVRQQRILLPSGEWQEVPVYNFENMAIGSCGVGPALIEDEYFTCRVLDGWTFRVNENSDIFMKDERSNPNEN from the coding sequence ATGGGGCTTTTAATTAACATTGACAATGGTGGAACTTTTACTGACGTTTGTGTCATGGATAAAGAACAAGTTATTCGTGCTAAGACATTGACGACACCATTTGATTTAACAAAATGTTTTACTGAAGTTTTAAAAGCGGCTTCTAAGGAAAAGTACGGACAGGAAAACTTACAGAGGATACTAGGAGAAACAGAATATATTCGATACTCTACAACTTCAGGAACTAATTCGATCGTACAGAAAAAGGGTCCTCGTTTAGGCTTGATTTTGAATGATGATGTGGATCGTTCGTTCCTTTTAGAAGGTAAAGAAGAGAAAGAAATGTTTGCAGCTATAGTAGGTGACAGAGTTGTAGGAATTAGTGTAAATGATGAGCAAAGCTTACTTGAAACGCAAGTCGTGGAGGTTGTTAACGATTTACTTTCAAAAGGTGCTACTCGACTTGTTGTTAGTCTAAGTGCGCCTTCTATGGTTGAAGATGAAAAGAAGGTTCGTAATATTATACTTAATAAATATCCCCGGCATCTATTGGGAGCAGTACCAGTCTTATTTTCACATGAAATGGTGGAAGATTATGATGACATAAAGCGAACATGGGGAGCACTTATTAATTCATTCTTACACCCTGGTATGGAGCGTTTCTTATATAATGCTGAAAATGTATTAAGGGAGTACCGTGCAAAAAATCCACTACTTATTTTCCATAATGATGGAAACTCGGCTCGTGTAGCTAAAACAAATGCGATTAAAACATATGGTTCAGGTCCACGGGGTGGCATGGAGGGGACTAAAGCGCTAGCGAAACATTATAATATCCCTACCTTATTGACACTTGATATTGGTGGAACGACTTCCGATATTGGGTTAGTAAAGAACGATAACATCCTTGAGGATTTGTATGGCGAAGTAGAAGGTATACCAACTTCCTTCCGTCTCAGTGATTTGATTAGTGTTGGTGCTGGAGGGAGCTCTATTATCCGTGTAGAAAATGGAAGAGTAGTAGTAGGACCAGAAAGTGTAGGAGCAGCTCCAGGTCCAGCGTGCTTCGGACGAGGAGGCCAACAACCTACTATTACAGATGCTTACCTACTAATGGGAATTTTAGATTCTAAGTCATATTTTGGTGGAAGTATGATGCTAGACCAATCACGGGCTAGTGCAGCAATCGAGGGGAAAATAGCTGAAGAGCTAGGGGTAAGTTTGGAAGAATCCTTGTTATCTATGGAAAAGGCTTACGAGCAAAAAATAGCTGAGGGGCTCTCAATCTATCAAGAAAATGAAGGTAAATCTGCTCTCCTTGCTTTTGGAGGAGCTGGTCCGATGAGTGCCTGCGGTGTCGCTCGTGAAGCTGGAATTGAAGAAGTTATCATACCACGCTTAGCAGCAGTGTTCAGTGCATATGGAATCAGTTTTAGTGACATTGCACATGAGTATCAAATTAGCTTAAAAGAACGAAAACCAGAAATTATTCAAGAAAAGGTCAACCAATTGAAAACAAGAGCAGAGCGAGATATGTTTGCTGAAGGATTTACACTTGCCGAGTGTAAAATAGATGTTTCAATTGGAGTAGTCTCCAATGGTGAACTTAAGCACATAGATATAGCTGACGCTGATGAATTATTTAAAGAGGACAAAGCCTATGATGATATTCAGGTATATCTAAAGGTCGTCAAACCGATAGCGCATGCAAAACTACAAACGAACGTAAAGTTAGAAGAAGAAAAACCTGAACTTGTAAGGCAGCAACGTATTCTGCTTCCTTCTGGCGAATGGCAAGAGGTACCTGTCTACAATTTTGAAAACATGGCGATTGGGTCTTGTGGAGTAGGTCCAGCATTAATTGAAGATGAATACTTTACTTGTCGTGTACTCGATGGTTGGACGTTTAGAGTAAATGAAAACTCTGATATCTTTATGAAGGATGAGAGGAGTAACCCAAATGAAAATTAA
- a CDS encoding long-chain-fatty-acid--CoA ligase: MLETTLGELFDKAVSQYSDKIAIKDPNRSITYASLGEEVNQCSNALLHMGIEPGDRIALWTKNCIEYVVCEFAISKIGAVRVPLNTFLSEQEVQYRLEDSEVKAVICEYEYVNSVINIVEQISINPLVIHLGDSGDSSLRSLQNLSTVEKPAIEVKCDDLAAIMYTGGTTGRSKGVMHTHKSTISLMYSEIVEFELERGVTMLHVAPLPHAAGFLILPGLLRGGTHIIDYGFNAESFCKKVEQERVTFAFLVPTMIYNLLDFPDLHQYNLSSLKTLFYGAAPMAPARIEQALKTWGPILLQGYSQMEVANQTTILTKADHQIGPEEEPKRLASCGRPVIMSKVKIVDEKGNEVPQGEFGEIITRGPHLMQGYWRKEEETQKTIRNGWLYTGDMAYQDEEGYFYMVDRKKDMVISGGFNIYTTVVEKVLFEHPSVRQATVIGVPDENWGEAVKAVVVTDSLISEEELLSFCKSRLAKYEVPKSIDFIDSLPVTAYGKIDKKALRAPYWANQARQVN, encoded by the coding sequence ATGCTCGAGACAACATTAGGTGAGTTGTTTGATAAAGCTGTGAGCCAATACTCAGACAAAATTGCGATAAAAGATCCTAATCGAAGTATCACGTATGCTTCTTTAGGAGAAGAGGTAAACCAGTGTTCCAATGCCCTTTTACATATGGGTATTGAACCAGGTGATAGGATTGCTCTTTGGACAAAGAATTGTATTGAATATGTTGTTTGTGAGTTTGCAATTTCCAAAATTGGCGCTGTTCGTGTCCCGTTAAATACTTTTTTAAGTGAACAAGAAGTACAGTATAGATTAGAAGATTCTGAGGTTAAAGCAGTAATTTGCGAGTACGAATATGTTAATAGTGTTATAAATATCGTTGAACAGATTAGTATAAATCCTTTAGTAATTCATCTCGGTGATAGTGGAGATAGTAGCTTAAGAAGTCTCCAAAATTTGTCTACTGTAGAAAAACCCGCAATAGAAGTTAAATGTGATGATTTAGCTGCAATAATGTATACAGGGGGAACGACTGGACGTTCTAAAGGGGTTATGCACACCCATAAATCAACCATATCCCTAATGTATAGTGAAATAGTAGAATTTGAGCTTGAACGAGGTGTGACTATGCTGCACGTAGCTCCACTGCCACATGCAGCAGGTTTTCTAATCCTCCCTGGTCTATTACGTGGCGGGACACACATTATAGACTACGGCTTCAACGCTGAATCATTTTGTAAAAAAGTTGAGCAGGAACGGGTAACCTTTGCATTTCTAGTTCCGACGATGATATATAACTTGTTGGATTTTCCAGATCTACATCAATATAACCTTTCGAGTTTAAAAACTCTTTTTTATGGAGCAGCCCCCATGGCACCAGCAAGAATTGAGCAGGCATTAAAAACTTGGGGTCCTATTTTATTACAAGGCTATTCACAGATGGAGGTAGCTAATCAAACTACGATACTAACTAAGGCGGACCACCAGATTGGTCCTGAAGAAGAACCAAAGCGCCTTGCATCCTGCGGTCGCCCAGTGATTATGTCGAAAGTAAAAATAGTAGACGAAAAAGGTAATGAAGTTCCACAAGGGGAATTTGGAGAAATAATTACCCGTGGACCACACTTGATGCAAGGGTATTGGCGAAAGGAAGAGGAGACACAAAAAACGATACGTAATGGATGGCTTTATACAGGGGATATGGCTTATCAGGATGAAGAAGGTTACTTCTATATGGTGGATCGTAAAAAAGATATGGTAATTAGTGGCGGGTTCAACATTTATACAACAGTAGTCGAGAAAGTTTTGTTTGAACATCCGAGCGTACGTCAAGCTACGGTAATCGGGGTCCCTGATGAGAATTGGGGAGAAGCGGTTAAAGCAGTGGTTGTAACAGATAGCCTAATAAGTGAAGAGGAACTTTTGAGTTTTTGTAAAAGCCGCCTAGCTAAATACGAGGTGCCCAAATCAATAGATTTTATCGATTCACTACCTGTCACTGCATATGGAAAGATTGACAAAAAAGCCTTGAGAGCTCCATATTGGGCAAATCAAGCTCGACAAGTAAATTAA
- a CDS encoding hydantoinase/oxoprolinase family protein, with translation MKRISVDIGGTFTDCFLVWDDFYLETKALTTHHNLAIGFMEALEQGCSKLNLDVRTVLSEVDSVRYATTLGTNSLIERKGPQIGLLTTAGYEHSVPLSRGRGYGEGLTPLEQQDLAAANRPEPLVPMRMIAGVRERIDYKGKIVMQLDEEHLRRQIRLLVDRGAQALVVSLMNAVVNPINEKRVEEIIMEEYPSSLLGAMSVILSHQVVGRKGEYGRTTSAILDAYLHDKMYYALSSLEMTLKDYGYTKPMLVVHNTGGMAQLNSTHALQTIHSGPTSGINATEHVAEKFSTGKVIAMDMGGTSCDIGLAVGGGIRFYDFNPTIDRWLVNHPMLHLKIIGAGGGSIARFDQMFNTIEVGPQSAGSDPGPACYDRGGMAPTVTDADLILGYLDPEYYAEGTIKLNRKRAEFAIRENISDEMDISVVEAAMQIKKKVDSNMAYAISQELGVKGYDTKNFTLLAYGGNGPLHSCGIANVLGIDQIFVPPFSPIFSALGAGIMNQLHIHEKNVFMNIYDSNTRSLLNQYETFNSTVSDLEEAGREDLLRQGMSEEDIQFRLELDMRYGNQVAETSVISPTNRLNNVEDVFNLIAKFDENYGERFGRGSQSPEAGIRINTIRVTSYVSLDSIEFEQGKSYQKSESVPVRERPCYYVGFPNPIMTKVYNADDIECGAVIEGPALIESPRTSYLIEPEWSLAMGPQRSAWITHKRVGSGVQGRLNKVQTQR, from the coding sequence ATGAAAAGAATAAGTGTAGATATTGGGGGCACCTTTACCGACTGTTTTCTAGTTTGGGATGATTTCTACTTGGAAACCAAGGCATTAACAACTCACCATAATCTTGCAATAGGCTTTATGGAAGCCCTAGAACAGGGATGCAGTAAGTTAAATCTAGATGTTAGGACGGTCCTCTCTGAGGTCGATTCCGTACGATATGCCACCACTCTTGGAACGAACTCTTTAATTGAGCGAAAAGGTCCGCAAATTGGTCTTTTAACAACTGCTGGTTACGAACATTCTGTCCCGTTAAGCCGTGGACGTGGATATGGTGAAGGGCTTACTCCTTTAGAACAACAAGACCTTGCCGCTGCAAATCGTCCTGAACCACTTGTACCGATGAGGATGATAGCAGGGGTTAGAGAAAGAATCGATTATAAAGGTAAAATCGTTATGCAGCTTGATGAGGAGCATTTACGCAGACAGATTCGGCTACTAGTTGACCGCGGAGCACAAGCTTTAGTTGTGTCGCTAATGAATGCAGTTGTTAACCCAATAAACGAAAAAAGAGTAGAAGAAATTATTATGGAAGAGTATCCATCCAGTTTGCTGGGTGCGATGTCAGTAATTCTATCGCATCAAGTAGTTGGCCGTAAAGGGGAGTATGGGCGCACTACATCAGCAATCTTAGATGCTTATCTACATGACAAAATGTATTATGCCTTAAGCTCCCTGGAAATGACGTTGAAAGATTATGGTTATACAAAGCCGATGCTTGTCGTTCATAATACTGGCGGAATGGCCCAACTGAACTCAACACATGCACTTCAGACCATTCACTCTGGACCCACTTCAGGTATAAATGCAACTGAACATGTTGCAGAGAAATTCTCCACAGGTAAGGTAATTGCCATGGATATGGGTGGAACGAGCTGTGACATTGGTTTGGCTGTTGGTGGCGGAATTAGATTCTATGATTTCAACCCTACGATTGATCGTTGGCTAGTAAATCATCCAATGCTTCATTTAAAGATTATCGGCGCTGGTGGAGGATCTATTGCACGCTTTGATCAAATGTTCAACACGATTGAAGTGGGTCCACAAAGTGCTGGGTCAGATCCAGGACCAGCTTGCTATGATCGAGGTGGAATGGCTCCAACTGTAACAGATGCTGACCTGATTCTTGGATATCTAGATCCAGAATATTATGCAGAAGGAACTATTAAATTAAATCGTAAACGTGCAGAATTTGCAATACGCGAAAATATCAGCGATGAAATGGATATTTCCGTAGTTGAGGCTGCTATGCAAATAAAGAAAAAGGTAGATAGTAACATGGCTTATGCTATTTCACAAGAACTTGGTGTTAAGGGGTATGACACCAAAAATTTCACCCTTTTAGCTTACGGTGGAAATGGTCCGTTGCATAGTTGCGGGATTGCGAATGTACTAGGTATAGACCAAATTTTTGTCCCTCCATTTAGCCCGATTTTCTCAGCATTAGGTGCGGGAATTATGAACCAGTTGCATATCCATGAAAAGAATGTCTTTATGAATATTTACGACTCGAACACACGTAGCTTGTTGAACCAGTATGAAACATTCAATTCTACTGTCTCGGATCTGGAAGAGGCTGGTAGGGAAGATCTCCTTCGTCAGGGTATGTCAGAAGAGGATATTCAATTTCGCCTAGAGCTAGATATGCGTTATGGGAATCAGGTGGCTGAGACATCTGTTATTAGCCCAACTAATCGACTGAATAATGTGGAAGATGTTTTTAATCTCATTGCTAAGTTCGATGAAAACTATGGTGAGCGATTTGGTCGGGGGAGTCAATCTCCAGAAGCTGGGATACGGATTAATACGATCCGTGTAACTTCTTATGTTTCCCTTGATTCCATTGAGTTCGAACAAGGAAAATCCTATCAGAAGAGTGAGTCAGTACCAGTAAGGGAGCGACCTTGCTACTATGTCGGTTTTCCGAATCCGATTATGACAAAAGTTTACAATGCAGATGATATTGAATGCGGAGCAGTTATTGAAGGTCCAGCACTGATTGAATCTCCACGTACTTCTTACTTAATTGAACCAGAGTGGAGTTTGGCCATGGGGCCACAAAGGTCAGCTTGGATTACACATAAACGGGTTGGTTCTGGCGTTCAAGGGCGATTAAACAAGGTTCAAACTCAACGATAA
- a CDS encoding acetone carboxylase subunit gamma has product MKIKITEYLEINLEDETWCCSKCNHKVGPARKNYKEGLLVYARDPREVHRPILNPDLYEYTFSPDPNWLQIVEYYCPECSTMMEVEYLPPGHPPQYDMQFDIDALQERYKGKREG; this is encoded by the coding sequence ATGAAAATTAAAATCACGGAATATTTGGAAATTAATTTAGAAGATGAAACTTGGTGTTGTAGTAAATGTAACCATAAGGTTGGACCAGCGCGCAAAAACTATAAGGAGGGACTCTTAGTTTATGCAAGAGACCCGCGAGAAGTACATCGTCCTATATTAAATCCAGATTTATATGAATATACATTTTCCCCAGACCCTAATTGGTTACAGATAGTCGAGTATTATTGTCCAGAGTGCTCCACTATGATGGAAGTTGAGTATTTGCCACCAGGACACCCACCGCAATATGATATGCAGTTTGATATCGATGCTTTGCAAGAGCGTTATAAAGGAAAAAGAGAGGGGTAA
- a CDS encoding hydantoinase B/oxoprolinase family protein, which translates to MEQSQREKELVDKFLEDTTLFLGPDPEIIYDHGMAPITEVEEEAIANASDATISVVRSKLQAASMEAFEMLEQIGAAPGAKWGDLITGFYTAEGDLSLASGGVLVFSTTAQFAVKFTRKYWVDEPTVGVHPGDAFMHNDARYGGVHNADHSIMLPIFHEGKLVAWAVAVVHEGENGAVEPGGIPSAAESKFMEGLVLSPIKVAEDYTLKKDLVTFMQNSVREPKLQLQDMKAKLHATIRMKQRIEEAMEEFGVDAVIATLRKTLDDTDAEVRRRISKWQDGTVRTMAVMDGTLRENILIKSQLELTKKGDELHFNVSGSAAEFANRPNNTTITGYKGLMAQLFLQFIWPDLPRNQAVIAPMKFTVTYKSIYDSSYEAPNAQSMMTYFPMFSAAQHALAKFMYSSPEQHTKVVAPWYNMIATFIYGGTTQNGEIVGNIGTDLNAMPGGARVDKDGEHAIAPIFAAMAEQGEQELIEEEIPMMHLSRRLLKDNQGFGKFRGGQGYQIITAVKDSPLWGLMSTTIGSKYPTVSGLFGGYGCPAYPLAKVKGINAFKIMEENPELFQYTMEEIMNEQPFEGAEYTTHHRGLQYEIVNEGEIYMLSQGAGGGYGDVLDRDPNLVIKDLEDGLISEYVAKNIYHVAYDESSFILNKEETEERRRVEREARKKRGVPFGEFAKQWVTEEPSENLPWFGCWGDPEIVYGGSPEVKMTADTLQPVTLPDPKDVRIKQLEAQLNQLGSK; encoded by the coding sequence ATGGAACAATCACAACGCGAAAAAGAGTTAGTGGATAAGTTTTTAGAGGATACCACCTTATTTCTAGGTCCAGACCCAGAGATTATATATGATCACGGAATGGCACCAATAACGGAAGTTGAGGAAGAAGCTATTGCAAATGCTTCAGATGCAACAATTAGTGTAGTGCGTAGTAAATTACAGGCCGCTTCCATGGAAGCATTTGAAATGTTAGAACAAATTGGAGCAGCACCTGGAGCGAAATGGGGGGATCTAATAACGGGCTTTTATACAGCGGAGGGTGATCTCTCACTGGCCTCAGGTGGAGTATTAGTTTTCTCCACTACCGCTCAATTTGCGGTAAAGTTCACTCGTAAATACTGGGTAGATGAACCTACTGTGGGAGTACATCCAGGGGATGCCTTTATGCATAATGACGCTCGCTATGGAGGGGTTCATAATGCTGACCACAGCATTATGCTTCCAATTTTCCACGAAGGCAAACTAGTTGCATGGGCAGTTGCTGTCGTACATGAAGGTGAAAACGGAGCTGTTGAGCCAGGTGGTATACCATCTGCTGCAGAATCGAAATTTATGGAAGGGTTAGTACTCTCCCCGATTAAGGTTGCAGAAGATTATACGCTAAAAAAAGATTTAGTTACTTTTATGCAGAATTCCGTGAGGGAACCTAAACTTCAACTACAGGATATGAAGGCAAAGCTCCACGCAACTATTCGGATGAAACAGCGGATTGAAGAAGCAATGGAGGAATTTGGAGTTGATGCGGTAATCGCGACTCTGCGTAAAACTCTTGATGATACAGATGCAGAAGTAAGACGTAGAATTTCCAAGTGGCAAGATGGTACTGTGAGAACCATGGCAGTGATGGACGGGACCTTACGCGAAAACATCCTCATTAAGTCCCAACTAGAACTAACCAAAAAAGGCGATGAACTTCACTTTAACGTCAGTGGTTCGGCTGCCGAATTTGCTAACCGTCCTAATAATACTACAATTACAGGTTATAAAGGATTGATGGCTCAACTATTCCTACAGTTTATCTGGCCTGATTTACCACGTAACCAGGCTGTCATTGCGCCAATGAAGTTTACCGTAACATATAAATCGATTTATGATTCTTCTTATGAAGCACCTAACGCTCAAAGTATGATGACTTACTTCCCGATGTTTTCAGCTGCTCAGCACGCCCTTGCTAAATTCATGTATAGTTCACCAGAACAGCATACGAAAGTGGTGGCACCTTGGTACAACATGATCGCTACGTTCATTTATGGAGGAACTACCCAGAACGGTGAAATAGTGGGGAACATTGGGACAGATTTAAATGCTATGCCTGGAGGAGCAAGAGTAGATAAAGATGGGGAGCATGCTATTGCTCCAATATTTGCGGCAATGGCAGAACAAGGAGAGCAAGAATTAATAGAAGAGGAAATCCCTATGATGCATTTATCACGCAGACTCCTTAAAGATAACCAAGGCTTTGGGAAGTTCCGAGGAGGGCAAGGTTATCAGATTATTACAGCCGTAAAAGACAGTCCATTATGGGGGCTGATGTCTACAACAATTGGTTCTAAATATCCGACTGTAAGCGGTTTATTTGGTGGATATGGTTGTCCAGCCTATCCACTAGCAAAGGTGAAAGGAATTAACGCATTTAAGATTATGGAAGAAAACCCTGAATTATTCCAGTACACAATGGAAGAAATCATGAATGAACAGCCGTTTGAGGGGGCTGAGTATACTACTCACCATCGTGGACTTCAATATGAAATTGTTAACGAAGGCGAAATTTATATGCTCTCCCAAGGTGCTGGTGGTGGTTACGGAGATGTATTGGATCGTGATCCGAATCTAGTGATAAAAGACTTAGAAGACGGTTTAATTTCAGAATATGTGGCTAAAAACATCTATCATGTTGCTTATGATGAGAGTTCTTTTATTTTAAATAAAGAAGAGACAGAAGAACGACGTCGAGTGGAAAGAGAAGCACGTAAAAAGCGAGGCGTTCCTTTTGGAGAGTTTGCTAAGCAATGGGTCACTGAAGAACCTTCTGAAAACCTACCTTGGTTTGGGTGTTGGGGAGACCCTGAAATTGTTTATGGAGGTTCACCAGAAGTAAAAATGACTGCCGATACTTTACAACCAGTTACTCTTCCAGATCCTAAAGATGTTCGGATTAAGCAGTTGGAAGCTCAACTAAATCAATTGGGAAGTAAATAG